Part of the Variovorax sp. PAMC 28711 genome is shown below.
GATCTCGGCCGACATCTTGGTGGTCTGCTTGGCCGGGATCGGTGTGCCGGTGGGCAGCCTGAGCGGTTGCGCGTCGAAGCTCTGGCGCACGCCGGCCGAATCGGTCGGGTAGCCCATCACGGCCGAGCCGTTGTTGGTGACGATGTTGCCGTCCTTGTCGAGCTTGAAGTTGCCCGCGCGGGTGTACGAGGTGGTGCCGTCGGTGGCCTTCACCTGGAAGAAGCCCTTGCCGTTGATCGCGACGTCCAGGTCGTTGCCCGTGATGGTCAGCGTGCCCTGGGTGAACTGCTGCGCGACCGCGCCCACTTCCACGCCGAGGCCGACGTTGGTGCCGCCGATCGAGCCGGCCGAGCTGGCATAGATTTCGGCAAACTCGGCGCGCGACGACTTCATGCCGGTGGTGCCGGCATTGGCGATGTTGTGCCCGATCACGTCGAGGCTGCGGCTGGCGGCGTTGAGGCCGGAAAGTGCCTGCTGGAAACTCATGGAAGTGCTCCTTGGAAGATGGGCGGGGGGCGAATCGGGGGGGTCAGAGGATGGCGTGGACGTCGGTGTAGGGCTTCACGCCGGCCGACAGCAGCGTGAGCGTGAGCCCGTTGCTGTCGCTGCCGACCGCGACCACCTTGTCGCGCATCAGCGAGGTGGCCTCCACGGCGGCGGTGCCGTTGGTCGCCACCACCTTGAACTGCAGTGCCGTGCCGGCCGGGTACTTGGCGGCGTCGAGGCTGAAGCCGTGCTGGCCGGCGTCGAGTGCGCCGAGCGACACGGTGTCGACGATCTGGCCGCCGGGCGTCATGACCTGGATCTTCACGTCGGTGGCCTTGCCGTCGAGCTCGATCGCGCCCACGCCCGTGGTGCCGTCGATCGCGATCTGGTTGCCTTCGGTCAGCACGTTGCGCCCGACCAGGTTGCCGGCGCCCAGCATCTGCGTGGCGGTGGCCTGCGCGGCCATCGCCTTCATCGTGTCGTTGAGCTGCTGGATGCCGGTGACCGTGTTGATCTGCGCGATCTGCGTGGTCATCTGCGCGTTGTCCATCGGGTTCATCGGGTCCTGGTTGTTCAGCTGCGCGACCAGCAGCTTCAGGAAGCGGTCCTGCGCTTCGTCCGAACCCGTTTTCTTGGTCGCGCTGGCATCGGCACTGGACGTGACGGCGAGGGAGGAGGTGGCGGCGGTAACAGTCATGGGGGCTTCCTGTTCACTGGCCGAGCTGCAGCGTCTTCAGCAGCAGGCTCTTGGCGGTGTTCATCACTTCGATGTTGTTCTGGTACGAACGCGAGGCCGAGATCATGTTGACCATCTCTTCCACGGCGTTCACGTTGGAGTGCGTCACGTAGCCCTCGGCATCCGCAGCCGGGCTGGCGGGCTCGTGCACCTTGCGGCCCGGCGTCTGGTTTTCCGTCACCGCATCGATGCGCACGCCCGCGTCGCTGCCGTTGCCGTAGGCCACGGTCTGGAACACCACCTGGCGCGCCTTGTAGGCCTGGCCGTCGGGGCCGGCCACCGCATCGACGTTGGCCAGGTTGCTGGCCACCACGTTGAGCCGCTGCGACTGCGCGCTGACCGCGCTGCCGGAGATGCCGAAGATCGAGAACATCGACATGGTTTATTGCCCCTGGATGGCCGCGAGCATCGTCTTGCTCTGGCCGTTGATGAAGCGCAGCGTGGCTTCGTAGCGCACCGCGTTGTCGGCGAAGGCGGCGCGCTCGCGGTCGAGGTCCACGCTGTTGCCGTCGAGGGTGGGCTGTGTCTGCACGACGTAGCCGCGCTCGCCACCGTCGGCGCCGCTCGCGCTGCCGGCGCCCAGCGCGATGTGGCGCGCGGCACTGGCGGTGCTGTAGTCGGTGCCGGCGCTGGTGCGCATCGCGAGCGGGCTGCCGCTCGTCGTCTCGCCGGTGGCGCTGCGCATCGCATCGGCGAAGTTCATGTCGCGCGCCGCGTAGCCCGGCGTGTCGGCATTGGCAATGTTGCTGGCGATCAGGCGCTGGCGGTCGGCGCGCAGCACCAGGGCCTTCGTGTGGAAGTCCAGTGAGTTCGTCAGTTTGTCCAGCATGGTCGCCTCGCGGTCTTGGCAATGGGGGTGGGCGGCCCACCTCGGGCCGTGCGGAAATTATGGAAACCGGGCGGCTTCGGGAAGCACCGAGTAAAGGGGGGAATCGCGGCTTGTTCGGCGCTTTGTGGCGCGCGGCGGTGCCTAAAGTTCTCATCGCGGCAATGCGGCCGCCATTCCCTCTTTGCCTCTTCGGA
Proteins encoded:
- a CDS encoding flagellar hook assembly protein FlgD, which gives rise to MTVTAATSSLAVTSSADASATKKTGSDEAQDRFLKLLVAQLNNQDPMNPMDNAQMTTQIAQINTVTGIQQLNDTMKAMAAQATATQMLGAGNLVGRNVLTEGNQIAIDGTTGVGAIELDGKATDVKIQVMTPGGQIVDTVSLGALDAGQHGFSLDAAKYPAGTALQFKVVATNGTAAVEATSLMRDKVVAVGSDSNGLTLTLLSAGVKPYTDVHAIL
- the flgC gene encoding flagellar basal body rod protein FlgC; protein product: MSMFSIFGISGSAVSAQSQRLNVVASNLANVDAVAGPDGQAYKARQVVFQTVAYGNGSDAGVRIDAVTENQTPGRKVHEPASPAADAEGYVTHSNVNAVEEMVNMISASRSYQNNIEVMNTAKSLLLKTLQLGQ
- the flgB gene encoding flagellar basal body rod protein FlgB, which encodes MLDKLTNSLDFHTKALVLRADRQRLIASNIANADTPGYAARDMNFADAMRSATGETTSGSPLAMRTSAGTDYSTASAARHIALGAGSASGADGGERGYVVQTQPTLDGNSVDLDRERAAFADNAVRYEATLRFINGQSKTMLAAIQGQ